The sequence below is a genomic window from Cytobacillus luteolus.
CTGGTTCCTCTAAAAATTTTAGTAAACTATTAGCAGCGTTTGTCGTCATTTTGTCTGCATGATCTATAATGTATAACTTTTTATTAGATTCAACGCCTGTCTTTGAAAATTCCTCTTGTAAGGCTTGAATTTGACCTTTTTTTATCGAAAGACCATCCGGCTCAACAATATGAATATCTGGGTGATTCCCTGAGGAAATTCTTCGACAATTAGAACAATCATTACATGGCTTGTAATCAGAACGATTTAGGCAAAATAGACTTTTGGCAAACAGGATGCTAACTTCTCTCTTTCCTGTCCCTCTACTTCCTTCGAACAAATAGGCATGGGAAACACGCCCTTTTTGTATGCTATTACCGATCATTTTTAAAACTGTAGGCTGATAATGCTCGAGCTGTTCCCACGATTTACTCAAAAAAATCACTCTTTCCTTACATATAAAGGTTTATAAGTAAGCCCTTAACTTCTCCTATTTTACCCAATATATCAATGGACTGTTTTTCATTAGCTAATATATCCTCTGTTAAAGCAATAAGTGTATGATCAATTTCTTCAACAAGTTTTAGAGACCTACTATGTCCCTGAGAACTCCAGCTATGTGATTGTTTCAGTTCCATTCCAAAATCAACAGCCTGCTCAACAAACTGTTTTACTAATCGTTTATAACTAGCTAAATCCTTGAAAGTTCGGGAACGGTCAAGTCGTTGTCCCGCAATATCTATGTTAGCCATTAGCTTATTCAGTTGCTCAATGTGCAGTTTGCTTTCTTGCTTTTGCACAAGCTCTCCAAATCTAACATTCCCAGTTAGAGAGGATTTTTGGTCTGTTCTTCCTTTATCTATGGATAGTCGTAAGTCTTGACTAATTTTCATCCCATAACTCCTCTAAACTTAGAATTGATGAAATTGCTCCACCGGAAGAACAAATACTGTTGCTCCCCCAACTTCTACTTCCACAGGATATGGGACATATGAATCTGCATTTCCACCCATCGGAGAAATTGGCGCAACTAATTGATCTCGATGCTTACAATTTTCTTTAATAATTTGTAATGCTCGTTCTACTCTAATTTCTTCCGTACCTATCATAAACGTTGTATTTCCTGATTTAAGAAATCCACCTGTACTTGATAGCTTTGTTGCACGGAAATTATTTTCTACTAATGCTTGAAGTAAACGATTACTGTCTTTATCCTGGATGACTGCAAGTATTAATTTCATGAGTTCAGCCTCCTTATATTTTAACATTTTTTTTAGAATACTTCATTCTACGATTATTGGTAACAAATTGTTCACCATGTTATTTCTTATTATAGCAAGAATTGTCCAATCTGAAAGAAAAACCTCAAAATCCACTGATTTCTGAGGTTATTTTGCTAACATTGATTCAATTAACTCTGTTACTTCTGAAAAGACCTCGTTCAAAGGTCGTTCTGCATCAACCACCTGGATACGCTTCTTAAATCGATCTGCCAAAAGCATATATCCTTCATAAACCTTATGGTGAAAATCAATTGCCTCTAAATCTAACCGATTTACTTCTCTATCTTCATTTTTGTAGATACGTTCCATTCCCTTTTCAGGACTTATCTTAAATAATAACGTTAGAGTAGGCATAACCCCAGCAATTGCAAACTCATTTATAGATAATACCTCTTCAATTCCAAGGCCTCTTGCATGTCCTTGATATGCTAATGAACTATCAATAAATCGATCACATAATACAACCTTACCCTGTTTTAATGCTGGGATAACCTTTTCAACTAAATGCTGTCTTCTAGCAGCTGCATATAAAAGTGCTTCTGTTCTGCCATCCATCATCGTATTTTTTTTATCCAAAATAACAGAACGTATTTGTTCTGATATCGCAATTCCACCTGGTTCCCTCGTTGAAAGAACGTCAAATCCTTTCCCACGAAGCTCTTTCTCAAGTAAACCTAAAATTGTTGTTTTCCCAGCTCCTTCTGGGCCTTCAAAGGTGATAAAATAACCAGTCACAATCCATTCTCCTTTTACTTAACTCCTAATCACATTGTTGTTATTTCTTATCAAATACAATTAATGAGTCTTCTTTTATGGCAACCGAACCTTGAAACCTTGCTCCGCTGTTTTTATATTTCAACAGCAGCCCGATATGTTCTTTAGATATCTCTTCCCCGACCATAAGCAACGGTATTCCTGGTGGATATGGCGTAACCATTTCTGCAGAGATATATCCACACGCCTTATCAATTGGAATTTTAATCTGACGATATTTATTTTGTTCCTCATACCCTATCGCTAGTTCTGTGAAAGGTTCAAAATAAAGATAAGTATTATTTATAGTTAATTGCTCTTCAACTTTGTTTTGAAGAGCTTCTTTTATTCTGGCAATAGTATCTTCACTTTCTAACTTTGTTGTTAAAGGTAAAACAAAAAGTACATTATAAGGATCCGCCAATTCTGTGAAGATTCCCTTTTGTTCAAAGATTTTTTGTAGTTCATATCCAGACCATGAACAATTAGACTGAATAGTAACTTTTAATAAATCCTGACTGAGTAAGGGGTTAGATGATTCAACAACTCTTATTCCTTTAATTTGATTCAGTTCTTTCTTAAATGCTGTAACTTGCTCTCTTATTCTATCTATATCTTGTTTATCAAATGAAGCTAAATAACTCCTTGCTATATCAAGAGAAGCCATAATTGGATAAGACGGACTACTTGATTGTAACATCTGTAAATAAAGTTTTAGCTTTTTTATATCTACTAAATCACTATTAAAATGAAGGTAGGAGCCCATCGTCATTGCCGGTAGCGTTTTATGAGCGGAGTGCACTACAATATCTGCTCCATAATCAATGGCAGAGGTCGGAAACCCTTCATGAATAAAATGAGCACCATGAGCCTCATCGACGAGAACACTTGTCCCATTTTTATGCGCAAGCTTAACAATGGCTGACAAATTACTACTCATACCATAATAATTTGGGTTAGTTAAGATAATGGCTTTTATATTTGGATAACGATTAAATGCTTTCCTTATTGTTTCTTCTGAAACACCAGAAACTACCTTCATCTCCATATCATATTCAGGCGTTAAAAAAACAGGTGTTATCCCAGCTAACTGAATTCCATTCATAATGGACTTATGTGAATTTCGTTGAACGAGAACAGTATCTCCTGCGTTACATGCCGCTAAAATCATCGAAAGATTACCCACCGTTGAACCATTGACGAGAAAAAAGGTATTTCTAACCCCATATAACCCTGCAGTTAGCTGCTGTGCCTCCATTATAGGTCCCTCTGGGTCATGTAAGTCATCTAAGCCTGAAAGCTCGGTCACATCAATCTTAAGCAGATTCTCATAGACGCTTCTAGCATCCTTTGGAAAGACTCTCCCTGATTTATGTCCAGGTACATGATAAGAGATTGAATTCATATGAAGGTGCTTAACCAATGCTGTATACAGCGGTGTTTGTCTTTGATCCATTTTTCACGTTCCTTTAACTCGAGACATGCACTGACTTTACCTATTATAACAGGAAAAAAGGAAAAAAGAATAAGAGTCGAGGATAAACGTTACGGTTGGTGGATTATATTTTAGATGGATTTGAAAAAGAGAAACCATTCGAAAGCAAAAAAAGAAGGCCCTCTCTTGGGCCTTGAAATCTAGGAATATATCTCCGGTGTTGTAACCTTTTTTAACTTTGATAAATAGTAAAGGTACTTCGGATCATTTGTTTCTGTTTGAATCATATCTCTTTCACAATCAGTACAAATAAACTTTGTGTACAGGTGTATGCCTCTATCTCTATTCTGTTCACATATAATGCACGTTTCCCCAATGTTCTGTTTTGCAATGAGTGAACTCATCTGCCTCCACCTCCATACACTAATTCTGTCCAATTCTTCAAAGTTGTATACACAATTTTTAATTTATTAAAAGGTTCCGACTATCTTTTTTTATTACTCTATGACACTTTTGAATTATTGTGTCTGTCTTATAAGAGGAAAATTGGGCTTAGATATATAGATTTGTAGATGAGTGGTGTTGGTGTTTTATATTAGAGATTATTAGTTGAAAATCGACAACCTGTTTAAATGAATATAAGATTTGGACTCGTATTGCTGGGTTCAAGGACTACCTGTCTAAATAAGCCTTGGATTCCGACTTGTTTGCCTATGTGCTTGCTCAACCTGTCTGAATAACCTCTGGATTCGACCTTGTTTTGTAACAGGCTCGATCAACCTGTCTGAATAACCTTTGGATTCGGACTCGTTTTGCAATAGGATCACTCGACCTGTCGGAATAATCCCTGGATTCGGACTCGTTTGCTAAATTCTCGATCAGCCTGTCTGAATAAGTGTAGAGATTACAACCGCACTACCTATCGGTCATCAAACATTACTTATCGGTTAACTTAACAAAAAACCCCTCAGTAAGTCCTTTTCAAGAAAAACACAAAAAAAGAACCAGCACAGGGCTGGTTCTCTCGCTTTGCTTGGCAACGTCCTACTCTCACAGGGGGAAACCCCCAACTACCATCGGC
It includes:
- a CDS encoding YaaR family protein; the encoded protein is MKISQDLRLSIDKGRTDQKSSLTGNVRFGELVQKQESKLHIEQLNKLMANIDIAGQRLDRSRTFKDLASYKRLVKQFVEQAVDFGMELKQSHSWSSQGHSRSLKLVEEIDHTLIALTEDILANEKQSIDILGKIGEVKGLLINLYM
- a CDS encoding cyclic-di-AMP receptor, whose translation is MKLILAVIQDKDSNRLLQALVENNFRATKLSSTGGFLKSGNTTFMIGTEEIRVERALQIIKENCKHRDQLVAPISPMGGNADSYVPYPVEVEVGGATVFVLPVEQFHQF
- the tmk gene encoding dTMP kinase, producing the protein MTGYFITFEGPEGAGKTTILGLLEKELRGKGFDVLSTREPGGIAISEQIRSVILDKKNTMMDGRTEALLYAAARRQHLVEKVIPALKQGKVVLCDRFIDSSLAYQGHARGLGIEEVLSINEFAIAGVMPTLTLLFKISPEKGMERIYKNEDREVNRLDLEAIDFHHKVYEGYMLLADRFKKRIQVVDAERPLNEVFSEVTELIESMLAK
- a CDS encoding aminotransferase class I/II-fold pyridoxal phosphate-dependent enzyme encodes the protein MDQRQTPLYTALVKHLHMNSISYHVPGHKSGRVFPKDARSVYENLLKIDVTELSGLDDLHDPEGPIMEAQQLTAGLYGVRNTFFLVNGSTVGNLSMILAACNAGDTVLVQRNSHKSIMNGIQLAGITPVFLTPEYDMEMKVVSGVSEETIRKAFNRYPNIKAIILTNPNYYGMSSNLSAIVKLAHKNGTSVLVDEAHGAHFIHEGFPTSAIDYGADIVVHSAHKTLPAMTMGSYLHFNSDLVDIKKLKLYLQMLQSSSPSYPIMASLDIARSYLASFDKQDIDRIREQVTAFKKELNQIKGIRVVESSNPLLSQDLLKVTIQSNCSWSGYELQKIFEQKGIFTELADPYNVLFVLPLTTKLESEDTIARIKEALQNKVEEQLTINNTYLYFEPFTELAIGYEEQNKYRQIKIPIDKACGYISAEMVTPYPPGIPLLMVGEEISKEHIGLLLKYKNSGARFQGSVAIKEDSLIVFDKK
- a CDS encoding sigma factor G inhibitor Gin codes for the protein MSSLIAKQNIGETCIICEQNRDRGIHLYTKFICTDCERDMIQTETNDPKYLYYLSKLKKVTTPEIYS